Proteins from one Cicer arietinum cultivar CDC Frontier isolate Library 1 chromosome 3, Cicar.CDCFrontier_v2.0, whole genome shotgun sequence genomic window:
- the GRX3 gene encoding glutaredoxin 3, which produces MSFSCCVKPIPLHLHLHPTTTTTSCFNSHLSGTTTTSSLSLRPLVLTRNTSFNFHPKLLLKRSFNTIRCSALTPELKSTLDKVVTSNKIVLFMKGTKDFPQCGFSNTVVQILKSLNASFETINILENDLLRQGLKDYSNWPTFPQLYIDGEFFGGCDITVEAYKNGELQELVEKAMCS; this is translated from the exons ATGTCTTTCAGTTGCTGCGTTAAGCCAATCCCTTTGCACTTACACCTGCacccaacaacaacaacaacatcatgCTTCAACTCCCAcctttcaggaacaacaacaaCCTCGTCACTCTCTCTACGACCTCTTGTTCTCACACGAAATACCTCTTTCAATTTCCACCCTAAACTACTACTCAAACGCTCTTTCAACACAATTCGTTGCTCTG CGTTGACTCCTGAATTGAAGTCCACATTGGATAAAGTTGTTACTTCGAACAAAATAGTATTGTTTATGAAGGGTACCAAGGACTTTCCACAGTGTGGATTCTCAAACACAGTTGTGCAAATACTGAAGTCTTTGAATGCGTCTTTCGAAACGATAAACATACTGGAAAATGATTTGTTGCGCCAGGGACTGAAGGACTATTCCAATTGGCCTACCTTTCCTCAACTCTACATTGATGGAGAGTTTTTTGGTGGCTGTGATATCACTGTTG AGGCATATAAGAATGGGGAATTGCAGGAACTGGTGGAGAAGGCAATGTGCTCTTGA
- the LOC101502623 gene encoding uncharacterized protein translates to MTCPSNSITYNGTFCACTPGHVLDLVANTCNLFDANSNITTDSGVDYYALSIPETLPGFDTIKKFTQSQAVFLEATLVMLLSWLFFCFFLRFMSLGDGRGVWFQLRWFVSRLDICFATRHWLDDQKVVTKRKTELGGAFSIASWILFIGLFAALLYQIISKRSIEVHNVRATNGPELTSFFNDMEFNITTISSMSCANLRDLGNLVTGNPGFIDERVVSLSTLANYSCHNSSKGPTIAVKCKNCKLISDNMYISWQFVDLPNNPATAVGYEFHLASMDSAKKHVSFVNGTLKNGSAFDDRPVTFRGRQSNILKFNLFPRIYHNLHDLKLIQPLFHEFLPGSIFRDTNQLRTSLENSVDGLVNTTLYINFLSAYVVEVDKQSILGPVSFLADLGGLYCISIGIFFYLMIQCEYRIKKLRNEDSVLRSIRNRRKAQDNWDKLRKYVKYTYGCPTMDDENYDKSKKEPNCGGFRLRSVRGSESSRKRRLQSKTSSINWYTKPSLPANKSLIKKPLVSTNESKMYYENTEKQQIVGSSRDSSPSQPQESSIIDENFIPPPPSLECKGGSEMNMSDIQNNLKNLYEYNAMLRDRLLAAQSLLHSSSSHHSSQEKGNGS, encoded by the exons ATGACTTGTCCCTCAAATTCAATCACCTACAATGGCACCTTTTGTGCTTGCACACCAGGGCATGTTCTTGACCTTGTGGCAAACACTTGTAACCTCTTTGATGCTAATTCAAATATCACAACAGATTCCGGTGTTGATTACTATGCACTTAGCATCCCAGAGACACTCCCTGGCTTTGATACAATCAAGAAGTTTACACAGTCACAAGCTGTGTTTTTGGAGGCTACACTTGTTATGCTTCTTTCTTGGCTTTTCTTTTGCTTCTTTCTTAGGTTTATGAGCCTTGGTGATGGCCGTGGTGTTTGGTTTCAGCTTAGATGGTTTGTTAGTCGCTTGGATATTTGCTTTGCTACTAGACATTGGTTG GATGATCAAAAAGTGGTAACCAAACGCAAAACTGAACTTGGTGGAGCTTTCTCCATAGCAAGTTGGATACTATTTATCGGTTTGTTTGCCGC GTTGCTATACCAGATCATATCAAAGAGATCAATTGAGGTTCATAATGTAAGAGCAACAAATGGACCAGAATTAACCTCATTTTTCAATGACATGGAGTTCAATATAACAACTATATCTAGTATGAGCTGTGCAAATCTACGCGATCTCGGTAATTTAGTTACCGGTAATCCAGGCTTTATTGATGAAAGAGTTGTTTCTCTGTCAACTTTAGCGAACTACTCATGTCACAATTCAAGCAAGGGACCAACGATAGCAGTCAAGTGTAAAAATTGCAAGCTCATCTCTGATAACATGTACATTTCATGGCAGTTTGTTGATCTCCCAAATAATCCTGCCACTGCAGTTGGTTACGAATTCCATCTCGCTTCAATGGATAGTGCTAAAAAACACGTGAGTTTTGTTAATGGAACGCTAAAAAATGGAAGCGCTTTTGATGATAGGCCAGTAACATTCAGAGGGAGGCAATcgaatattttgaaattcaaCTTGTTTCCTCGAATATACCATAATTTACATGACCTAAAGCTCATTCAGCCTTTATTTCACGAGTTCCTCCCGGGTTCAATTTTTCGCGATACAAATCAACTTCGAACATCTCTTGAAAATTCTGTTGATGGACTAGTTAACACCACGTTGTATATCAATTTTCTCTCTGCTTATGTTGTGGAGGTTGATAAACAAAGTATTTTGGGTCCTG TGAGCTTCCTTGCAGACCTTGGTGGCTTGTATTGCATTAGCATAGGCATCTTTTTCTATCTAATGATACAG TGTGAATACAGGATAAAGAAGCTCAGAAATGAGGATAGTGTTTTGCGGTCAATTAGAAATCGGCGTAAAGCTCAAGATAATTGGGACAAG TTGAGGAAATATGTAAAATACACCTATGGTTGTCCTACGATGGATGATGAAAACTATGATAAATCTAAAAAGGAACCTAATTGTGGTGGGTTTAGGTTGCGTTCAGTTCGTGGTAGTGAGTCATCACGTAAGCGAAGGCTGCAGAGCAAAACAAGTTCTATAAATTGGTACACAAAACCGAGTTTACCTGCCAACAAG TCATTGATAAAAAAACCGCTTGTATCTACAAATGAGTCGAAAATGTATTATGAAAATACGGAAAAGCAGCAGATTGTTGGTTCAAGCAGAGATTCCTCACCGTCTCAACCTCAAGAGTCGTCTATTATTGATGAGAACTTTATTCCACCTCCACCTTCACTAG AATGCAAGGGTGGTTCTGAGATGAACATGTCAGATATTCAGAATAATCTCAAAAATTTGTACGAGTATAATGCTATGTTAAGGGACAGATTATTAGCTGCGCAATCTTTGCTTCACTCTTCCTCGTCACATCACTCTTCTCAAGAAAAAGGCAATGGATCTTAG
- the LOC101503272 gene encoding flavin mononucleotide hydrolase 1, chloroplatic, with amino-acid sequence MKNIGKMLLPSVGVPFSSFSIHNKPLRTPTNYFKPSLSNSSIISNMSSSNRKLPILLFDIMDTVVRDPFYKDIPAFFGMSFNELIDCKNPTSWIEFEKGLIDEMELARNFFKDGRDFDLEGLKTCMKNGYSYIEGVEQLLIALKKNNFEMHAFTNYPIWYQLIEDKLKLSKYLSWTFCSYTHGKRKPDTEFYMEVVRHLKVDPSHCIFIDDRPKNVEAAAEVGIKGVHFKNVDLLREEFSLMGIEISTDEDQ; translated from the exons ATGAAAAATATAGGAAAAATGTTGTTACCTAGTGTTGGAGTACCATTTTCCTCTTTCTCAATCCACAACAAACCACTTAGAACACCAACAAATTACTTCAAACCTTCactttcaaattcatcaataaTCTCAAACATGTCATCATCAAACAGAAAACTTCCCATTCTGTTATTTGACATCATGGACACAGTTGTTCGTGACCCTTTCTACAAAGACATCCCTGCTTTCTTCGGTATGTCTTTCAATGAACTCATAGATTGCAAAAACCCTACCTCatggattgaatttgaaaagGGTCTCATTGATGAG ATGGAGCTagcaagaaatttttttaaagatggaAGGGATTTTGACTTAGAAG GCCTTAAAACTTGTATGAAAAATGGATATTCATACATAGAAGGGGTTGAACAATTGCTTATTGCCttaaagaaaaataactttgagatGCATGCTTTTACTAACTATCCTATATG GTACCAGTTGATTGAAGACAAGTTAAagctatcaaaatatttatcttgGACGTTTTGTTCGTACACACATG GCAAGAGGAAACCGGATACTGAATTCTATATGGAAGTTGTGAGGCATCTTAAAGTTGATCCATCACATTGTATTTTCATAGATGACAG GCCAAAAAATGTGGAGGCAGCTGCTGAAGTTGGGATCAAGGGTGTACATTTCAAGAATGTCGATTTACTGCGCGAAGAATTTTCATTGATGGGGATTGAGATTTCAACAGATGAAGATCAATAG
- the LOC101504451 gene encoding CBS domain-containing protein CBSX6, producing the protein MASVLVHHVVGDLTVGKPELVEFHVTETVESAIRAIAESPEGSIPIWKKRSHGVIDNSDMRQMRFVGILSSFDIVAFLAKTQFLEDQDKALKMPVSEVVLPNNSLLRLVDPGTRLIDALDMMKQGVKRLLVPKSILWKGMSKRFSVIYYDKWNKNHESPTSSSNNLLANLSRNSSSSTSIRDKYCCLSREDVLRFIIGCLGALAPLPLTSISTLGAINPNYSYIESSTPALEATQKVPQDPSAVAVIESTPDGQCKIIGEISACRLWKCDYLGAAWALANLSAGQFVMGVEDNVTSRSLPELCVNSKTGDNNLVNGGGSRKPKKFSSRSIGFFNNSASHNFGSRSMYRGRSAPLTCKMTSSLAAVMAQMLSHRATHVWVTEDENDDVLVGVVGYADILAAVTKPPTIFIAANKSSTEGFGNEIQC; encoded by the exons ATGGCTTCAGTGTTGGTTCATCATGTGGTGGGAGATCTGACGGTGGGGAAACCGGAGTTGGTTGAGTTTCATGTGACTGAGACAGTGGAATCTGCTATTAGAGCAATAGCGGAATCACCTGAAGGTAGCATACCTATTTGGAAGAAGAGATCTCATGGTGTTATTGATAATAGTGATATGAGACAGATGAGGTTTGTTGGTATTCTTAGTTCATTTGATATTGTTGCGTTTTTAGCTAAGACTCAGTTTTTGGAGGATCAAGATAAGGCTTTGAAGATGCCTGTTTCTGAGGTTGTTCTTCCAAATAATTCTTTGCTTAGGTTGGTTGATCCTGGAACAAG GTTGATAGATGCATTGGACATGATGAAGCAAGGTGTGAAACGTTTGCTCGTTCCAAAAAGCATATTATGGAAGGGCATGAGTAAGCGATTTTCAGTTATCTACTATGACAAGTGGAACAAGAATCATGAATCTCCTACCAGCAGCAGCAACAATCTACTCGCAAACCTAAGCCGGAACTCATCGTCTAGTACATCTATCCGTGATAAGTACTGTTGTCTCTCCAGAGAAGACGTACTCCGTTTCATAATTGGTTGTCTTGGAGCTCTAGCTCCACTTCCTCTCACTTCCATTTCCACTCTTGGAGCAATTAATCCAAACTACAGCTATATCGAATCCTCCACTCCCGCCCTCGAAGCAACTCAAAAGGTTCCTCAAGATCCTAGTGCAGTTGCGGTGATAGAAAGCACGCCGGACGGTCAATGTAAGATCATCGGAGAAATTTCTGCGTGCAGATTATGGAAATGTGATTACTTAGGTGCTGCATGGGCATTAGCCAATCTCTCAGCGGGACAGTTCGTCATGGGAGTTGAAGATAACGTTACCTCACGATCACTTCCAGAGTTATGTGTCAATTCAAAAACCGGAGATAATAATTTGGTTAATGGAGGTGGTTCGAGAAAGCCGAAGAAATTCAGTAGTAGGAGTATCGGTTTCTTCAATAATTCGGCAAGCCATAACTTTGGTTCAAGGAGCATGTATAGGGGTAGAAGCGCGCCGTTGACGTGTAAAATGACTAGTTCATTGGCAGCAGTAATGGCTCAGATGCTATCTCATAGAGCAACTCATGTTTGGGTGACTGAAGATGAGAATGATGATGTTTTAGTTGGTGTGGTTGGATATGCTGATATATTAGCTGCTGTAACAAAACCACCTACAATCTTCATTGCTGCTAATAAATCTTCTACAGAAGGGTTTGGAAATGAAATTCaatgttga
- the LOC101504135 gene encoding receptor-like protein CLAVATA2, whose product MPLQHFMHSLTLLYLIILFSTLSHSIDINPQDKTSLLWFKSLLHDPSQSLSNWVGSNCTSWNGITCDNTTGRVISINLTSMNLSGQIHPNFCNLLYLNKVVLSQNSFTCTLPVCFGNLLNLRVIDLSHNRFHGGIPDSFMRLNHLTELVLNENPFLGGSLPFWIGNFSANLERIHLGLCSFSGGIPESLLYSKSLKYLNLENNLLNGNLDDFHQNLVFLNLASNQFTGTLPCFAASVQSLTVLNLSNNSIVGGLPACIASFQSLTHLNLSRNQLKYRIYPRLVFSEKLVVLDLSNNDLSGPIPNKIAETTEKLGLVFLDLSYNQFSGEIPLKITELKSLQALFLSHNLLSGEIPARIGNLTYLQVIDLSHNSLSGTIPFSIVGCFQLYALILNNNNLSGVIQPEFDALDILRILDISNNRFSGAIPLTLAGCKSLEIVDFSSNDLSGSLNDAITKWINLRYLSLARNKFDGTLPSWLFTFQAIETLDLSHNKFSGFIPDINLKGSLVFNTRNVTVKELLVEERKVEPRVSVVVSDNNQLSFTYDLSSMFGIDLSNNLLHGEIPRGLFGLAGLQYLNLSYNFLNGQLPGLQKMQSLKAIDLSHNSLSGHIPGNISTLQDLTILNLSYNCFSGYVPQKQGYGRFPGAFAGNPDLCLESLSGTCDDGRIPSKQGSYFGEDKMDGPISVGIFFISAFVSFDFGVVVLFCSSRARKYILRTKA is encoded by the coding sequence ATGCCCCTCCAACATTTTATGCATTCACTCACTCTCCTTTACCTTATTATTCTATTTTCAACCCTTTCTCACTCAATTGATATTAACCCACAAGACAAAACATCTCTTTTATGGTTCAAATCATTGCTGCATGACCCTAGCCAAAGTTTATCCAACTGGGTTGGCTCCAATTGTACTTCATGGAATGGAATCACTTGTGACAATACTACTGGTAGAGTGATTTCCATCAACCTAACTTCTATGAACTTGTCAGGACAAATCCACCCTAACTTTTGTAACCTTTTGTATCTCAACAAGGTGGTTTTGTCTCAGAACAGTTTCACATGCACTCTACCTGTTTGTTTTGGGAACTTACTTAACCTTAGAGTTATTGATCTTAGTCACAACAGGTTTCATGGTGGAATACCAGATTCTTTCATGAGGCTTAATCATCTCACTGAGCTTGTTTTGAATGAGAATCCATTTTTGGGAGGTTCACTTCCTTTTTGGATAGGTAACTTCTCTGCAAATCTTGAAAGAATCCATCTTGGTTTGTGTTCATTTAGTGGTGGTATACCTGAAAGCTTGCTTTACTCGAAGTCTCTTAAGTATTTGAACCTTGAAAACAATCTCTTGAATGGAAATCTTGATGATTTTCATCAGAATTTGGTTTTTCTCAACCTTGCTTCTAATCAGTTTACAGGTACTTTGCCTTGCTTTGCAGCTTCTGTTCAGTCTTTAACTGTGTTGAATTTGTCCAACAATTCTATTGTTGGGGGATTACCTGCTTGTATTGCTTCTTTTCAAAGTTTGACTCATTTGAACCTTTCAAGGAACCAGTTGAAGTATAGAATATATCCTAGGCTTGTTTTCTCAGAGAAACTTGTTGTTTTGGACTTGAGTAATAATGATTTATCTGGTCCAATTCCAAATAAAATTGCAGAGACCACTGAGAAACTTGGCCTTGTTTTTCTTGACCTTTCTTATAATCAATTCTCTGGTGAAATTCCATTGAAAATTACCGAGTTGAAAAGCTTGCAGGCCTTGTTCCTTTCACACAATCTTCTTTCAGGAGAAATTCCTGCTAGAATTGGAAATTTGACATATCTTCAAGTCATTGATCTCTCACACAACTCTTTGTCCGGTACCATTCCATTCAGCATTGTTGGGTGCTTTCAGTTGTATGCTCTAATACTTAATAACAACAACCTTTCGGGTGTAATTCAACCGGAGTTTGACGCGTTGGATATCTTGAGGATACTAGATATAAGCAACAATAGGTTTTCTGGGGCTATTCCACTCACTTTGGCTGGATGTAAATCTTTGGAGATTGTAGATTTTAGTTCCAATGACCTTTCTGGATCTTTAAATGATGCAATAACCAAATGGATAAACCTCAGGTATCTTTCTCTTGCTCGAAACAAATTCGATGGAACCTTGCCTAGTTGGTTGTTCACATTTCAAGCTATAGAAACATTGGATTTGTCGCACAACAAGTTTTCTGGATTTATACCTGATATTAATTTGAAGGGTAGCTTAGTATTTAACACAAGGAATGTTACTGTTAAAGAGCTTTTGGTTGAAGAAAGAAAGGTTGAACCAAGAGTTTCAGTAGTTGTTTCTGATAACAATCAACTTAGTTTTACGTATGATCTTTCGTCGATGTTCGGAATCGATCTATCCAATAACTTGCTGCATGGGGAGATTCCAAGGGGTTTATTTGGCCTAGCTGGCCTACAATATCTGAATTTGTCATACAATTTTCTCAATGGACAGCTTCCTGGTTTGCAGAAAATGCAAAGTTTGAAAGCCATAGACCTGTCGCATAATTCCCTGTCGGGACATATCCCGGGAAACATTTCGACGCTTCAAGATCTAACCATCTTGAATCTGTCTTATAATTGTTTCTCGGGGTATGTTCCTCAGAAGCAAGGGTATGGAAGATTTCCTGGTGCATTTGCTGGAAATCCGGATTTATGCTTGGAATCTTTGAGTGGAACATGTGATGATGGAAGGATTCCATCAAAGCAAGGCAGTTATTTTGGGGAAGATAAGATGGATGGACCAATATCTGTGGGGATTTTCTTTATAAGTGCCTTTGTTAGTTTTGATTTTGGCGTTGTTGTTCTATTTTGTTCTTCCCGGGCAAGAAAGTACATTCTCCGGACAAAAGCTTGA
- the LOC101503594 gene encoding protein TRIGALACTOSYLDIACYLGLYCEROL 3, chloroplastic, producing the protein MVSLSTNPFFYLTSQTPSLSTTFHLHHNNANPFYHIKRINKDHRNVVCACIAPPRNFNAQDSSAIQFNGSSKSEQLSTVRDHEDDSDVLIECRDVYKSFGEKKILNGVSFKIRHGEAVGIIGPSGTGKSTILKIIAGLLAPDKGEVYIRGRKRGGLISDDEISGLRIGLVFQSAALFDSLTVRENVGFLLYEHSSMPEEQILELVKETLAAVGLKGVEDRLPSELSGGMKKRVALARSIIYDTTQDSIEPEVLLYDEPTAGLDPIASTVVEDLIRSVHIKGRDALGKPGNITSYVVVTHQHSTIKRAIDRLLFLHKGKLVWEGMTHEFTVSTNPIVQQFASGSLDGPIKY; encoded by the exons ATGGTTTCCCTCTCAACCAACCCTTTCTTTTACCTCACTTCACAAACTCCTTCCCTTTCTACTACATTTCATCTCCATCACAACAACGCCAATCCATTCTATCACATTAAACGCATTAATAAGGATCACAGAAATGTTGTCTGTGCTTGCATCGCTCCTCCAAGAAACTTCAACGCTCAAGATTCCTCCGCCATTCAATTCAAT GGTTCATCAAAATCAGAACAATTAAGCACAGTGCGGGATCATGAGGATGATTCCGACGTTCTTATTGAGTGTAGAGATGTCTACAAGTCTTTTGGGGAAAAGAAAATCTTAAATGGTGTCAGCTTCAAG ATCAGGCATGGTGAAGCTGTTGGAATAATTGGCCCCTCTGGAACTGGCAAATCTACAATTTTGAAGATTATTGCAGGACTTCTTGCTCCGGACAAG GGAGAAGTTTATATCCGAGGTAGAAAGAGAGGTGGTTTGATAAGCGATGATGAGATATCTGGTCTTCGGATTGGATTA GTGTTCCAAAGTGCGGCACTATTTGATTCTTTGACTGTTCGCGAAAATGTTGGTTTCCTCTT GTACGAACACTCGAGCATGCCTGAGGAACAGATATTGGAGCTTGTCAAGGAAACCTTGGCTGCAGTTGGTTTGAAG GGAGTTGAGGATCGACTTCCTTCCGAGTTATCAGGTGGAATGAAAAAGCGAGTTGCTTTAGCTCGATCTATTATTTATGACACCACACAGGATTCAATAGAACCAGAG GTGCTCTTGTATGACGAACCAACAGCTGGACTTGATCCTATCGCATCTACCGTTGTTGAGGATCTGATTCGCTCTGTGCACATAAAAGGGCGAGATGCTCTTGGAAAACCTGGGAATATAACATCTTATGTGGTAGTTACTCACCAACATAGTACCATTAAAAGAGCCATTGATAG GTTGTTGTTTTTACACAAGGGAAAGCTTGTTTGGGAAGGAATGACTCATGAATTTACTGTTTCAACAAATCCAATTGTTCAGCAG TTTGCATCCGGAAGCCTAGATGGTCCTATCAAATATTAG